ATTAGCTAAACCGTTCCAGACTTCCCATGGGGTTATATGAGGATTGTCAATCGATGGGAACAGAGTAATGAATCATTAGCTAAACCGTTCCAGACTTCCCATGGGGTTATATGAGGATTGTCAATCGATGGGAACGATGCTAGATAGTTTCCGCCAATGTAATATATTGAGGATCCATTTACGTATGCATCAGCTATAAGTCCTTGATTAGGTAAGTAGCCGAGATTTAGAGGATCCTTATATGATGGCCAATGTATATATGGTGGTGGAGAGGTTCTACTGAAGAATGTGGGACCAGGATAACCGGAATCTTGAGTATTATTACCTCTTGGATTGTCATTAAAGATCCATAGCTCTTCTTGACCAGCTGACATTGCACCAGAAGTACCAGGCATCATGTGAGGTGTATAAGCTATTTGCGTCCAATCACTTGGCACACCTCCTAATAGCCACATAATAGCGAATCTTTCTGGATACATATAAGTACTGTTGTAAAATAATGAAACATATCCTGCAGTATCCTCTGGATAGAATAAATTATATGCATCTTGGAACCATGTAGTACCATTTAACCCTAGCTTTAAGAATTGCTCAAATGATGTAACATTTATAGTACCATTAACGATTAAGTTGATAGAAGTTATGTTTATCGGTTGTCCATTATTTAGGGGTATTCCTTGTGGATTAATCGCACCTACTATTTGCCCATATAGTTTTCCACTAACATTATATACGTATATCGTTATAGGATTAACAAGTGCTTGACCCGGTGGATATCCTATCTGTTCTGAGTTAGGTAATGTATATACTGATGCCACCCCTTGATCTGAGGTCTTATATGATACGTTCACTACCCACCATCCCTCTGGTACTACATTTCCGAATGGTTGCCATATTTGACCTTGAGGAGTCCTTTCTGGACATGCTAACCATGACTCTTGTCCTACAACCGGTGCCTTCATGTCAATTATTATATATGGTACACCATCAACATATGTCCATGCTGCTCTAACATAGACTGTTTTAGTATGGCCAGCAATTCCATCGGGAACTGGTACAGTTGGAACTAAAGGCACTGCGGTCCATGGAATTGTCTGCCAGAATGGCTCTTGCCCCGGAGTCCCTAAATCAATCGTAGCATTAGGTACATAATACGCTGTGATAGTATCACTAGCTACTTCTGCCGAATTCAACAAATAATCCACGCCATATGCTACTCCGACTATAACTAAAAAAACTATTAGACCTAGGACAACTAATGATACATATCCATTAGCCATTTATCCCTTCACCCCTTTTCTATTTAATTCAAAATGCGAAATTATGGAACCAATTCCGAATAGGAATATTGCTAAACCCACAAAATTCCAAAAATAGTTTGGGGTTGTTGCTGGAGAACCAAGTGTCATACCGTTGACAGTAAAGACCTCATGTTGGTAAGTAACTGTTGTTGTACCTACTCCCAATAGTATAACCCCTATTACAACTAGTACTATCCCTATATAGAGGAAATTTTTAGTAGGAGTCTTCCCTGCCATCAATAACCACCTACACCAACACCACTTACACTATATGGAGCCCAAACTCCTTGTGGTGGTACTCCTCCAGTTAAATCTAAAGCATAGGTATAATTAGCTGTAGCAACTATTGTCCCTACCAACCATGAGTGACCTAATCCTACTGCTGCAGTACCACAATATTCTGCACAAGCTACATGATATAAGCCGGGTTTTGGAAATACTAGGACAATATATGAGTAGTAGCCTGGAACGGCTTCAGCACCGAAATTAAATAGAGTGAAATTACTGGTAGCACTCTGTACGAAGAACTCATGGAATACGTCTACGCTGTGAATAACAAAAACTACTGGTTCGTCTACGGGAACAACTGTTAGATTAGTGTATATCTTATCGTGAGGATAGAAGTCCCAGTGCCATTGTTGGCCAGTAACATATATTATGACATAAGGTCCTTTATATGATCCAAGGGCATTCGCGAAAGAGGCATGGACTACTCCTACACCGGCATTGTTATTTGGATTATATCCTATATAGTCATATGAGTCGTATTGTACTTCTAACGAAATTACAGCTACAGTGACTAAGACTAAGAATAGAGCTATAACAGTGGCTCGTTTCATATTTATCCCTTCTAAATAAAAATAAGCATAATGGTTTTTAAAGTTTTCTTTTACAACATTACTTAATACAATACACAATTAGAATTAGAAATCAATTTAAATGTTAATATACACAAAAAGTATTTTTTATAAAAATTTTAATAAAAAAAGAATTTACTTATTTATCTTTAAATCAGCGTCAGCTTTGCTTTCTGTTACCTTTGTAAATCCCTCTCCTTTAGCTTGAGTACCACTAGCTTGTACTCCACTGCTTGAAGAAGCTCTTTCTGTTGCCCTAATAAATTCTTCAACCCTAATCATACCATCAGCTGGTAAAGCAACTGGTAACTCTTCCTCCTTATAACCTTCTCTTCTTAATCCATACCTCTCCATAGCTATTGATAATACGGCCCACATTGGTATATCAGTTTCTTTAATCTTCTCTCCATACAACAGAGTGAGTATTAAGTTAAACGTGAATACTATTAAGGAGAAACCTGCAACCCATCCTCCAATCATTAATAATTGATAATACGGTTCATAGAAGGCTGCCCAAGCTACTTCTCTTCTTATAAGTCCATAGAAACCACCTATAGCTGAAGCTGTAACGAACAATCCCATACCCGCCTGCCATCCCCAGAAGTGTAACCATGATAGTTTTTCACTATACCATTTTCTACCAAACATGTATGGTCCGGCTGCATAAACAGCACCAAAAACTCCACCAACTGAGTATAAGGCTAACATTATGTGGAAGTGTGAGAAAATCCAAGCAGTATTGTGAATTGTGGGATCGACTGCCTGAACTGGGTTAGTAGGTTCTGCTTGTATACCACCAATTATGTTCCATATAGCGGCAGCATATAAGAATGCTAAACCCGTATCCCATTTTAACTTTCTAGGATCACCTAGCGTTATAAAGAATAATAACCAAAACGCGGCAAATGGTATTGCAATTAATGCTGTGGTAGTTTGAGCGAAAATATCTCTTAATACCAATGGCCATGGGTCGTCTCCTAAGTGATGTACATAAACGCTTGAGCCTAGAACAAACAATACTGGAATTAACCATCTCATAAACCTATAACTATATATGGGTCTTCTGGCATATAATGGTAATAATGCCACTGTTGCACCGCTTAGGGCGTATGGGGCGAAATAAACTAATGGGTGGTCTGCAAACCAGAATAATCCCTTCCATACTTCTGCATTAGGAACACCGAAGAAGTTTATACCTAATCCTCCTATAGGAGAGAATAATGACCACATATCGGCAATAAATACAGATACATTAGCCAAGGCCATCATTATCATATCCATTACTATGAAACCTATAGCTGTAGGTACTAGTTTGCCTTTAACCCTACCGATAAACGATGTCCCTAGAACAGAAGCAATCTCCATCCATTCTGCTACTACCATTAAACCATAACCAATGTACCATGTGGGAGAAGCTTTTAATGGATTTAAGAATGTGAACAGATATTGATTTTGTACTCCTCCTAAATTCATCATTAGTAAGGCAAAATTATTTAGCCAGAAACCAGCATTAGCGATTTTAGGCCATTTTACAAGTCTGGTTCCATTTAATGCTGGTATCATGTAGAAAGACAATGCGAATACAAATGTGAAAACCATTCCAAATATCATGTCCATTACGTGATTAGTCATGGCTTGGAAATAATAGGATGGTGAGACCACCATTGGAATTCCAGTTGATGCCAATCCAGCCTGTGACCTTAACATTAATGCAAAGGCCCCTCCTATGAAGAACCAGACTAAAGCAGCTATTGCTAGTTTTAATGATAGAAATCTATAATCCTCAGTATACAACACTTTTAGAAATACGTTCCTTTTTGCCTCTCTTTCTTGTACTCTTTTATATTCCATTGCCCATTCAGCGAGTCTTTCCATATCTTGCCTTTTTAGTTCCTCCACTGATGCCATAGCTCCTCCTACTGAGAATTAATTGATACATGTGATTTATAAGTATCTTTTTCTAAGATTTTTATTTTCACAAAATTTAATAAAAGTAGGGCAACCCTTAATTTTTTATTATTTTTGATTTATGGAATTTTTTATACATAAAAGATTTTTTAAAAAGTAAATACCTATAAATTGTCTGAATTCGGAATTCACTTACTACTATCTTTTTAAGAAATAATTTCTCTCAGATAATTGAAAATAAAGAAAAGCTTATAAATCAGGGTTCAGTAGTTACTATGAAATTGAAATGAGTGAGGCTAAAATATCTAAATTAGAGGAAATTATAGCCAATTATTCTGATAAATTAGTGAATTTATTTCCATCTTTCGCTAGACAATCATTCTATAGTAAAAAGGAAATCCTTTTGGTTGTGCTTAAAGCTCTAATTGATAATCAATCAATAGAGAATGCCGTAAGAGAACTAAGAAAACAAAAAATTGATGTACCCTCAGCTAGTACAGTAAGAAGGAGATTAAAACAGATAGATATCGAGAAGTTAAGGGAATTTGTAAACACCTTACCAGAATTAAAACACTGTAACAATAACGTACACTAGGATTTTTTGTACACTTTTATTCTTATGCAGTATGATGCTTCTACACTTTTTATAAATTTTATAATTATTAAATATTGCTAAGAAATATAGTAAAGTTTATATGTGCAATTGATAAAATATAATTCGATCTGATATGAATGTAAAAATGTGGGGGCTAATATTAGTAGGTGGTATATTAACAGCTATATCGATAGGATTAGAGGTTATGTATTCCTTCAGCTTACTTAAACCAAATCCAGCGGCATTCTACTATATACCAGGCGGAATGGATTACGCAGGAGAATTTCTTGCTTTAATAGGGTTAATTTTAATCTTAGCAGGAAGTTTATTTACACGTGAAAGTAATAAATGAAAATCGGTGGTTAAATGAAAATTAATAAAAAGGTAATAATTTTTCTTGTCGCTATTGGTATAATTGCTGTGCTTTTCTCGCTCTTTATTTTTGATCGAAGTTTTGCTTTTAGTATTATCTCTTCTCAATCAAGTAATTATAATTATACTTACGGCACTTTCACAGTTTATATATATAATCCAGCTAATGGGATAGTTAAAAAGGAGAATATTACTGGAATTATGCTTTATATAGACAACGTAGATGTACAAAACTTACAAATAACCTCAATATCTAACTCAACTTTCTCTGAAGTTCCGGTATATTATGTCCAAGTCCCAGTACCTTTGCCTAATGGTAGTGTTATTAATGGTTTTCAAAGAAGTTACGAGATATACATAGGTTATGAAAAAATTTTAATACCAACTACAGGTTTATCTTCTGGAAGTTATGTAATAGAATTAAGTGATGGAACTACAATATCAGTAACAATAAGATAAAATACTTTTTTATCTCTCGTCCGCCTTATAGTTAAATATATTAATCAAGTTTCTTACTTTATTCTTTAATTAGAACTTATTTATTTCGACGTTATTAATTCTTAGAAAGTTATAAAGCGGTCATAATCAACAAACCTATATTTATGAAATTCATTTTATAAAATTACGACATGGCGTAAATGTAAAATTGAAAGGGAAATATATTTCTAAAATTTCAATAACAAGTTCATACCCTTTATACTTTATAATCGTTAGAAAAATTCTCTCATAATTCTTTTTATGATTATAATTATAGTTTAGCGTGTAATTATATTTAAATGCAATTTTTACCAAAAAATTTTTAAAGGAGTATTTATGATAAATACTTTGACTATAAATGTGTATACTTGTGTGCAAAAATGGGTGAAAATATGGAAGTAGTTAGCTATAGGTATAAAGAAATAGAAATTACAGATTTTAATTCGAAATTAAATCTGGGTTTTTTATTAGCTTCAATAGTATCTGGAGCTCTACTTTGGTTAGGCACTGTAACAAAGAATATCTTTTTAGTAGAATTTAATTTATTATTTTTCACTACTTTTATCACAGTATTACTAACTAATTTAATTATTGATAAAATCCATAAAAAACCAAATAATGAATGGATTTATGTAGAATCACCAAGAAAGAGAGTTATACAAACAAGATGCGAACACAAACAGTCTATGTTTTCCTCCGCTTTAATTTCTAAATTATTTAAAAAGAATTGGGCACACTTCCTAATAATTTTGCCATCATTCCTTATATTTTATGTAGTTATGGTAGCTGGACTTATAGGTAATCAAAAACTTAACGAGGTAGGATTAAGTCTAATTAATTTCGCTCCAGACATTAGCTGGTTCTTTTGGTTTCCACTACTTTGGTTACTGACGTGGATAGCAAACGGTAGAGTATGGTGCCAAACTTGCCCATTTAGTGGTCAAGCAGAATGGGTGCAAAGAAGACATCCTTGGAAATATATAAAGAATAAGTTAGGTTTAAAGTTAAGGTGGCCCATAAAATATTCAACAATATTATATTCTGCAATAGGCTTTTCTGTTTTAACATGGGTTGAAGAATTTTATGGTATTGGCGGACCTGGAGTTCCATTATTGACTTCAGTAGTTTTAATTTATATTGCAATATTAGAATTAGCTATAGCTCTTCTCTTTCAAGATAGAACATTCTGTAGAACTATTTGCCCATTAAGCGCACCTTTAGCTATAAATACAATGATATCACCATTAGGAACTTTTACCGCAAAAGATCCTAACGTTTGTAAAAAATGTACTACTAAGGATTGCATGAAGGGAAATGATAAGACTCATGGATGCCCATGGTTTGCATCACCAGTAAGCGTTTCCTCCTCACCATTCTGCGGATTAGCTAGTGATTGCTATAAGGCTTGTCCTCATGGAAATATAGATTGGCCAGTAAAGAGGTTTCCATGGTTAGATGGATTGTTTACTACTAGGAAAAGATACGATATAGCAGTGTCTGTATTAATACTTTTAGGAGTCGTATTCTTTCAGTTCTTTAATGCTTACCATTATACTCTATGATAGATTCTTGGCTAAACACTGTTACAGGATGGATAAATATTGCTCAATCTCTCGGACCCGGACTAAGTAAATATGGTTGGAGTACTTCTGGTTATCCAAATCCCCTTGATTACGCGTTTCTAAATTCAGTACCGTTCCTAGTAGTTATCCCAATTGCTAAGCTCACTAAGAAGTATAGGTTAGCTTTTACATCGATATCTTACTCACTAATACCATTATTTGCAGCAACTATTCTGACGAGGAATTTGCCAAAATTACTTGGAGGAGCGTTATTGATTCTTAACGAAATTACAAATCCAGTTGGGATTGGAATCCATAATTCTCAAATATATTCAACATTTTGGGGACATGTACTTCAAATTCTGGGAAGTAACCCTATTGAAGCAACTGCTGAATGGTGGGTAATGTTAGTCATGGAAGCTGTAAACGTATTTGGCATTTACTTATCTTTAAGGGCTTCTAAGACATTATCAGAAGTTGACGAAATTCCTAGGAAATATTATTATGTTCCAATATTAGTGTTAGGAATTTCGTTCATTTTAATAACATATTGGATGTGTAGTCCAGCTTCACCATCTCTGCCGTTCTACAATAAGTATTTAGGAAATCTAATTTATAACCCATTACAAGCACAACCACCATTCTGAGGTGAGATTGTGGAACCTATAGTTATAATTGATGCTGATAGATGTGTTGGTTGTTTTATGTGTGAAAAAGCATGTGCATTAGCAAAATGTATAGAGGTGGATGAAGTTGATAGAATAGCTAAAGTAGTAAGACCTTGGGACTGCACGGGCTGTGGTGCATGTGAAAGAGTTTGCCCATATTCATGCATAATAGTAATATCCGATCCTACGGAAGTCAGTAAAAGGGCAAAGATAACGGTAAGTAGGGTAACAAGGTATATGAATAAACCAGTAATTATGTGTAACGGAAACGAGAGAATATATGAAGTAGCTAAGATAATGAGTAATTTTAATATAGCTTCTTTACCATTCTACAAGAAAGGAAAGCTTAACATTATCACAGAGAGTGATGTAGTGAAGCTTTATCTAAATAGAAAGGATGATATATCTAATTTTGAAAATCCTGCTATAACTGTAACGGAGAAAGAGACAGTATTTGATGCCATAAAGATAATGCTTGAGAAAGACATAGGGCATCTACCGGTAATATCTGTCAAGGGAGAGATTATTGGAATGTTATCTATAAGGGACTGTTTAAGGGGTATTAGTGTAACGGATATAATAAATACTAAATTATTGCCATTTAAGGGTACAGAATCTATAAGAGATGTGGTAAAAGATTTTAAACACATAGTAGTTGATGAAAATACTACTCTCATAGACGCGTTACAAATAATGAATAGAGAAAAAGTTAAAGCACTTATTGTACAAGAAGAAAAAGTAGGTATCTTCACTATTAGAGATGCTATCAAAATGATCGGAAATGGGAGTAGAGAAGACGAAAAAATAAAGCCAAGAAAAGTACCTATACTTTCTATCAATGATAAAATAAATAAAGCAGTTAGCGTGATGCTACAGCATAATCTTCGGCATCTGATAATATCTGATGAAAATAGTAACTATTACTTGATGCAAGTTAAAGAATTAATAAAAGATATGGTCTGGATAGGAAAAAACCTATTATAGATTAATTTTTTATGTGTTTATTTGTTGGAATACTTTGTGTGTTGGTCTACCCTCAATAATACTTTTACCATACTCAACAGTCTCCCTATAAGCAGTA
The sequence above is drawn from the Sulfurisphaera tokodaii str. 7 genome and encodes:
- a CDS encoding heme/copper-type cytochrome/quinol oxidase subunit 2, which gives rise to MKRATVIALFLVLVTVAVISLEVQYDSYDYIGYNPNNNAGVGVVHASFANALGSYKGPYVIIYVTGQQWHWDFYPHDKIYTNLTVVPVDEPVVFVIHSVDVFHEFFVQSATSNFTLFNFGAEAVPGYYSYIVLVFPKPGLYHVACAEYCGTAAVGLGHSWLVGTIVATANYTYALDLTGGVPPQGVWAPYSVSGVGVGGY
- a CDS encoding cbb3-type cytochrome c oxidase subunit I, which encodes MASVEELKRQDMERLAEWAMEYKRVQEREAKRNVFLKVLYTEDYRFLSLKLAIAALVWFFIGGAFALMLRSQAGLASTGIPMVVSPSYYFQAMTNHVMDMIFGMVFTFVFALSFYMIPALNGTRLVKWPKIANAGFWLNNFALLMMNLGGVQNQYLFTFLNPLKASPTWYIGYGLMVVAEWMEIASVLGTSFIGRVKGKLVPTAIGFIVMDMIMMALANVSVFIADMWSLFSPIGGLGINFFGVPNAEVWKGLFWFADHPLVYFAPYALSGATVALLPLYARRPIYSYRFMRWLIPVLFVLGSSVYVHHLGDDPWPLVLRDIFAQTTTALIAIPFAAFWLLFFITLGDPRKLKWDTGLAFLYAAAIWNIIGGIQAEPTNPVQAVDPTIHNTAWIFSHFHIMLALYSVGGVFGAVYAAGPYMFGRKWYSEKLSWLHFWGWQAGMGLFVTASAIGGFYGLIRREVAWAAFYEPYYQLLMIGGWVAGFSLIVFTFNLILTLLYGEKIKETDIPMWAVLSIAMERYGLRREGYKEEELPVALPADGMIRVEEFIRATERASSSSGVQASGTQAKGEGFTKVTESKADADLKINK
- a CDS encoding CBS domain-containing protein, giving the protein MEPIVIIDADRCVGCFMCEKACALAKCIEVDEVDRIAKVVRPWDCTGCGACERVCPYSCIIVISDPTEVSKRAKITVSRVTRYMNKPVIMCNGNERIYEVAKIMSNFNIASLPFYKKGKLNIITESDVVKLYLNRKDDISNFENPAITVTEKETVFDAIKIMLEKDIGHLPVISVKGEIIGMLSIRDCLRGISVTDIINTKLLPFKGTESIRDVVKDFKHIVVDENTTLIDALQIMNREKVKALIVQEEKVGIFTIRDAIKMIGNGSREDEKIKPRKVPILSINDKINKAVSVMLQHNLRHLIISDENSNYYLMQVKELIKDMVWIGKNLL